Proteins from a genomic interval of Tautonia rosea:
- the glgX gene encoding glycogen debranching protein GlgX encodes MPTIKDIHPGDPEPLGPTVRSDGINFAVHSQGATRMELLLFDNIADDKPAVVIPFSRTANKTGDIWHLFVEGLPNGTLYNYRADGPYRPDKDGSRFNPHKVLLDPYAPAISGDFDWNDGDPLGYDNTNPDDPDRHLRPSKVSNLGGAPRCIAYRSDFDWQGDKHPDIPIEESIIYEVNVRGFTRHHSSETDFEGTYRGFMEKIPYLKDLGVTAVELLPIFEFDRFDGPFRDPVTGERLANAWGYNTVAFFAPESHYSYYGKLGAQVDEFKMLVRELHRNNIEVILDVVFNHSREGNHYGPTVSFKGLDNNIYYMLMPGQPQFYNDFTGCGNTLNCNHPVVRKFILDCLRYWVEEMHVDGFRFDLAAVFAIDVDGQEKGKTPIIEEIETDPVLSRIKLIAEPWSIRQYRLGSFSDRRWAEWNGKFRDAVRKFLKGDLGIAGELATRVAGSYDLFAPSDDSERSPYHSINFVTCHDGFTLNDLVSYNEKHNIRNGEGNRDGHNENESWNCGYEGPVEDAEDLDDERKETIERLRITQIKNFLTLLFLSQGTPMLLYGDEMRRSALGNNNTVYQDNSLNWLNWELLKQHREIYRFTKHIIEFRKKHSIIRRWRYMTSEEDETPILRNITWHGVEPEKPDFSGTSRFLAWTLEAFETEERWDVPIYVASNAFWEPIEVELPEQEGRRWYRVVDTSLPEGEDIVPQEEAAFLPDDSYEVPPRSTIILIAR; translated from the coding sequence ATGCCGACGATCAAGGACATTCATCCGGGAGACCCAGAACCACTGGGGCCGACCGTCCGATCCGACGGGATCAACTTCGCGGTCCATTCCCAGGGTGCGACTCGGATGGAACTGCTCCTGTTCGATAACATCGCCGATGACAAGCCGGCGGTGGTCATCCCGTTCTCCCGCACCGCCAACAAGACCGGCGATATCTGGCACCTATTCGTCGAAGGCTTACCCAACGGCACCCTGTACAACTATCGTGCCGATGGCCCCTATCGCCCCGACAAGGACGGATCCCGCTTCAACCCCCACAAGGTCCTGCTCGACCCCTACGCGCCGGCCATCTCCGGAGACTTCGACTGGAACGACGGCGACCCCCTTGGCTACGACAACACCAACCCCGACGACCCCGACCGCCACCTCCGTCCCAGCAAGGTCTCGAACCTCGGTGGCGCTCCCCGTTGCATCGCCTACCGCTCCGACTTCGACTGGCAAGGCGACAAACATCCCGACATCCCCATCGAAGAATCGATCATCTACGAAGTCAACGTCCGCGGCTTCACCCGCCACCACTCCTCCGAAACCGACTTCGAAGGCACCTACCGCGGCTTCATGGAAAAGATCCCCTATTTGAAGGACCTGGGGGTCACCGCCGTCGAACTGCTCCCCATCTTCGAGTTCGACCGCTTCGACGGCCCCTTCCGCGACCCCGTCACCGGCGAACGCCTGGCCAACGCCTGGGGATACAACACTGTCGCCTTCTTCGCCCCCGAGAGCCACTACAGCTACTACGGCAAGCTCGGCGCTCAGGTCGACGAGTTCAAAATGCTCGTCCGGGAACTCCATCGCAACAACATCGAGGTTATCCTCGATGTTGTCTTCAACCACTCCCGAGAAGGGAACCACTACGGCCCGACCGTCAGCTTCAAGGGGCTTGATAATAACATCTACTACATGTTGATGCCCGGCCAGCCTCAGTTCTACAACGATTTCACCGGCTGCGGCAACACCCTGAACTGCAACCACCCCGTGGTGCGCAAGTTTATTCTTGACTGCCTGCGCTACTGGGTCGAGGAGATGCACGTCGACGGCTTTCGCTTCGACCTCGCCGCCGTCTTCGCCATCGACGTCGACGGCCAGGAAAAAGGGAAGACCCCGATCATCGAGGAGATCGAGACCGACCCCGTCCTCTCCCGGATCAAGCTCATCGCTGAGCCCTGGTCGATCCGCCAGTACCGCCTCGGCTCCTTCTCCGACCGCCGCTGGGCCGAGTGGAACGGCAAGTTCCGCGACGCCGTCCGCAAGTTCCTCAAAGGGGACCTGGGCATCGCCGGCGAGCTGGCCACCCGCGTCGCCGGCTCCTACGACCTCTTCGCCCCCTCAGACGACTCCGAGCGCTCCCCTTACCACTCGATCAACTTCGTCACCTGCCACGACGGCTTTACGCTCAACGACCTCGTCTCCTACAACGAAAAGCACAACATCCGCAACGGCGAAGGCAACCGCGACGGCCACAACGAAAACGAGTCGTGGAACTGCGGCTACGAGGGGCCGGTTGAGGATGCCGAGGACCTCGACGACGAGCGGAAAGAAACGATCGAACGCCTCCGCATCACCCAGATCAAGAACTTCCTCACCTTGCTCTTCCTCTCGCAAGGCACTCCCATGCTCCTCTACGGCGACGAGATGCGCCGATCGGCCCTGGGGAACAACAACACCGTCTACCAGGACAACTCCCTCAACTGGCTCAACTGGGAGCTCCTCAAGCAGCACCGCGAGATCTACCGCTTTACGAAACACATCATCGAATTCCGCAAAAAGCACTCAATCATTCGTCGCTGGCGCTACATGACCTCCGAGGAAGACGAGACCCCGATCCTCCGCAACATCACCTGGCACGGAGTCGAGCCTGAGAAGCCGGATTTCTCCGGCACCTCGCGCTTCCTCGCCTGGACCCTCGAAGCCTTCGAGACCGAGGAGCGCTGGGACGTCCCCATCTACGTCGCCAGCAACGCCTTCTGGGAGCCCATCGAGGTTGAGCTTCCCGAACAAGAAGGCCGCCGCTGGTACCGTGTCGTCGACACCTCCCTTCCCGAAGGCGAGGACATCGTCCCCCAGGAAGAAGCCGCCTTCCTCCCCGACGACTCCTACGAGGTCCCCCCTCGCAGTACCATCATCCTCATCGCCCGCTAA
- a CDS encoding CsbD family protein, with protein MNWDQIEGNWKQFKGKVKEKWGDLTDDELDEIEGKRDQLIGKLQARYGYARDQAEKEIDKVTQSW; from the coding sequence ATGAATTGGGATCAGATCGAAGGCAACTGGAAACAGTTCAAAGGCAAGGTCAAGGAGAAGTGGGGCGACCTGACCGACGACGAACTCGACGAGATCGAAGGTAAGCGCGACCAGCTCATCGGCAAGCTCCAGGCCCGCTACGGCTACGCCCGTGATCAGGCAGAGAAGGAGATCGACAAGGTCACCCAGTCCTGGTGA